The proteins below are encoded in one region of Parvicella tangerina:
- the rplP gene encoding 50S ribosomal protein L16 gives MLQPKRTKYRKPQKGRIKGNAARGAKIAFGSFAIKTMDEGFITARQIEAARIAVTRYMKREGKVWIRIFPDKQLTAKPAEVRMGKGKGAPSHFVAVVRPGRILFECDGVSLEIAQEAMRLAAQKLPVRTKFIVRPDYA, from the coding sequence ATGTTACAGCCAAAAAGAACGAAATACAGAAAACCCCAGAAAGGAAGAATCAAGGGGAATGCAGCAAGAGGAGCAAAAATTGCTTTTGGTTCATTTGCTATTAAAACGATGGATGAAGGTTTCATCACGGCAAGACAAATCGAAGCTGCTAGGATCGCAGTCACCAGATATATGAAAAGGGAAGGAAAAGTTTGGATTAGAATCTTCCCAGACAAACAGCTTACTGCTAAACCAGCAGAAGTAAGGATGGGTAAAGGTAAAGGTGCGCCAAGTCACTTTGTTGCCGTTGTTCGTCCAGGAAGAATTTTGTTTGAATGTGATGGGGTTTCTTTAGAGATAGCTCAAGAAGCAATGAGATTGGCTGCTCAAAAGCTTCCGGTTAGAACTAAATTTATTGTTAGACCTGATTACGCTTAA
- the rpsJ gene encoding 30S ribosomal protein S10, with protein sequence MNQKIRIKLKSYDHNLVDKSAEKIVKTVKSTGAVVNGPIPLPTHKRIYTVLKSPHVNKKAREQFQLCSYKRLMDIYSSSSKTIDALMKLELPSGVDVEIKV encoded by the coding sequence ATGAATCAAAAAATTAGAATAAAATTAAAGTCTTACGATCACAATTTGGTGGACAAATCTGCTGAGAAGATTGTAAAAACAGTGAAGTCTACAGGTGCAGTTGTTAATGGACCTATTCCATTACCAACCCACAAAAGAATTTACACTGTATTGAAATCGCCTCACGTAAATAAGAAAGCTAGAGAGCAGTTCCAGCTTTGTTCATATAAAAGGCTAATGGACATCTATAGCTCTTCATCAAAAACAATTGATGCTTTGATGAAGTTGGAGTTACCAAGTGGTGTTGACGTAGAAATTAAAGTTTAA
- the rplB gene encoding 50S ribosomal protein L2 — MALKKFNPVTPGTRHKIASDFAEITTNKPEKSLTVGLKKSGGRNNAGKMTMRYIGGGHKRKYRIIDFKRDKEGVDATVKTIEYDPNRSARIALVEYKDGEKRYILAPNGLKVNDVVKSGKNLSPEVGNALYLADIPLGTIIHNIELHPGQGGILARSAGSFAQLNARDGKYAIVKMPSGEVRMILTTCKATIGSVSNSEHNLVRSGKAGRSRWLGRRPRVRGVVMNPVDHPMGGGEGRASGGHPRSRKGLPAKGYKTRKRTKASNRYIISKRK; from the coding sequence ATGGCACTAAAAAAGTTTAATCCTGTTACACCAGGAACGAGACATAAAATTGCATCTGACTTTGCAGAGATCACTACTAACAAACCAGAAAAAAGTTTGACAGTTGGTCTTAAGAAATCAGGAGGTCGTAACAATGCTGGAAAAATGACCATGAGATATATCGGTGGTGGTCATAAGAGAAAGTACAGAATTATTGATTTCAAAAGAGATAAGGAAGGGGTTGATGCTACAGTAAAGACAATTGAGTATGATCCAAATAGATCTGCAAGAATTGCTTTAGTTGAATACAAAGACGGAGAGAAGAGATATATTCTTGCTCCTAATGGATTGAAAGTGAACGATGTGGTAAAGTCTGGAAAGAACTTATCTCCAGAGGTGGGTAATGCGCTTTACTTAGCAGACATTCCACTAGGTACAATCATTCACAATATCGAACTACACCCAGGTCAGGGAGGAATTCTTGCAAGAAGTGCAGGTTCTTTTGCTCAACTGAATGCAAGAGATGGAAAATATGCTATCGTTAAAATGCCTTCAGGTGAAGTTAGAATGATCCTTACAACTTGTAAAGCTACAATCGGTTCAGTTTCAAATAGTGAACATAACCTTGTAAGATCTGGTAAAGCTGGTAGATCAAGATGGTTAGGACGAAGACCAAGAGTTAGAGGTGTTGTTATGAACCCAGTTGATCACCCAATGGGTGGTGGTGAAGGACGAGCGTCTGGAGGTCACCCAAGATCAAGAAAAGGACTTCCTGCTAAAGGGTACAAAACAAGAAAGAGAACAAAGGCTTCGAACCGTTACATTATTTCAAAAAGAAAATAA
- the rplD gene encoding 50S ribosomal protein L4, whose product MELAVYNTSGKETSKKVNLDSDVFGIEPNDHAIYLDVKQYLAQQRQGTHKAKERAEIAGSTKKIKKQKGTGTARFGNIKNPLFKGGGRVFGPRPRNYGFKLNKKVKRLARKSALSYKAKESNITILDGLKLDAPKTKDFMNVLNNLKINDAKTLVVLGNYDNNVYLSSRNVAKSTVTTAAELNTYDILNANKIVISEDALEVINNTLK is encoded by the coding sequence ATGGAATTAGCAGTATACAATACAAGCGGAAAAGAGACATCTAAAAAAGTAAACTTAGATTCAGACGTTTTTGGTATCGAGCCAAATGACCATGCAATCTACTTAGATGTTAAACAATACCTTGCTCAGCAGAGACAAGGGACGCACAAAGCGAAAGAAAGAGCAGAAATTGCCGGAAGTACCAAAAAGATTAAGAAACAAAAAGGAACTGGTACAGCGCGTTTCGGTAATATCAAGAACCCTTTATTCAAAGGTGGAGGTAGAGTTTTTGGTCCAAGACCTAGAAACTACGGATTCAAATTGAATAAGAAAGTGAAAAGATTGGCTAGAAAGTCAGCGCTTTCTTACAAAGCTAAAGAGTCTAACATTACAATTTTAGATGGACTAAAATTAGATGCTCCTAAAACTAAGGACTTCATGAATGTGCTGAACAATCTTAAAATAAACGATGCAAAGACATTGGTTGTTTTAGGGAACTATGATAACAACGTTTATTTATCGTCAAGAAACGTGGCTAAAAGTACCGTTACTACTGCAGCTGAGTTGAACACGTATGACATTCTGAACGCAAATAAAATTGTTATCTCAGAAGACGCATTAGAAGTTATTAATAACACGTTAAAGTAA
- the rplC gene encoding 50S ribosomal protein L3, whose translation MAGIIGKKLGMTSIFSADGKNIPCTLIEAGPCVVTQVKTSEKDGYEALQIGYGEKKEKATPQPMQGHFKKAGTTPKRKLVEVPMFNDLNLGDTITVDIFEEGDWVDVQGTSKGKGFQGVVKRHGFGGVGQATHGQHNRMRAPGSIGAASYPARVFKGMRMAGQTGNKKVTVLNLQIVKVLADRNIIAVKGSVPGAKGSIVVLEK comes from the coding sequence ATGGCTGGTATCATAGGAAAAAAATTAGGGATGACTAGCATCTTTAGTGCCGATGGAAAAAATATTCCATGCACATTGATAGAAGCAGGACCTTGTGTGGTTACGCAGGTGAAAACTTCTGAGAAAGATGGATATGAAGCATTGCAGATTGGGTACGGAGAGAAGAAAGAAAAAGCTACTCCACAACCAATGCAAGGACACTTCAAAAAAGCGGGTACTACACCAAAACGTAAGTTGGTTGAGGTGCCAATGTTTAATGACCTTAATCTGGGAGACACAATTACTGTAGACATCTTCGAGGAAGGAGATTGGGTTGATGTTCAAGGAACTTCAAAAGGTAAAGGTTTCCAAGGTGTTGTGAAAAGACACGGCTTTGGTGGTGTTGGTCAAGCAACTCACGGACAGCACAACAGAATGAGAGCTCCAGGATCTATTGGAGCGGCTTCCTACCCTGCACGAGTTTTCAAAGGAATGAGAATGGCAGGACAAACAGGAAACAAGAAAGTGACTGTTCTGAACTTACAAATCGTAAAAGTTCTTGCTGACAGAAACATCATCGCAGTTAAAGGTTCCGTACCTGGAGCCAAAGGTTCAATCGTAGTACTTGAGAAATAA
- the rplV gene encoding 50S ribosomal protein L22, giving the protein MGVRKRNSAENRKEANKSIAFAKLNNCPTAPRKMRLVADLVRGKDIMTAINYLKFNPKAASKDLEKLLFSAISNWEQKNEGQDPYSADLYVKEVKVDGGRTLKRIQAAPQGRAHRIRKRSNHVTVVIDSKNNI; this is encoded by the coding sequence ATGGGTGTAAGAAAAAGAAATAGCGCAGAAAACAGAAAAGAGGCAAACAAGTCAATTGCATTTGCAAAGTTGAACAACTGCCCTACTGCTCCGCGTAAGATGAGATTAGTAGCTGACCTTGTGAGAGGGAAAGATATCATGACAGCTATCAACTACTTGAAGTTTAATCCAAAGGCTGCTTCTAAGGATTTAGAAAAGCTTTTATTCTCTGCAATCAGCAATTGGGAGCAAAAGAATGAAGGTCAAGATCCTTACAGTGCTGACCTTTACGTTAAAGAAGTTAAAGTAGATGGTGGCAGAACATTGAAGAGAATTCAGGCAGCACCTCAAGGAAGAGCTCACAGAATTAGAAAAAGATCTAATCACGTGACAGTAGTTATTGATTCAAAAAATAATATCTAA
- the rpsL gene encoding 30S ribosomal protein S12 has product MPTIQQLVRKGRKSNPTVSKSAALDSCPQRRGVCVRVYTTTPKKPNSAMRKVARVRLTNGKEVNAYIGGEGHNLQEHSIVLVRGGRVKDLPGVRYHIVRGALDTAGVEGRTQRRSKYGAKRPKKK; this is encoded by the coding sequence ATGCCGACTATACAACAGTTAGTAAGAAAAGGAAGAAAATCGAATCCAACGGTTAGCAAATCAGCTGCTTTGGACTCGTGTCCTCAACGAAGAGGTGTTTGTGTGAGAGTTTACACAACTACACCTAAAAAACCTAACTCAGCAATGAGAAAAGTTGCTAGGGTTAGATTAACAAATGGTAAAGAAGTAAACGCATACATAGGCGGAGAAGGCCACAACCTTCAGGAGCACTCTATTGTATTAGTTAGAGGAGGAAGAGTAAAGGATTTACCAGGGGTAAGATACCACATCGTTAGAGGTGCTTTAGATACTGCAGGTGTAGAAGGTAGAACTCAAAGAAGATCAAAATACGGAGCTAAGCGTCCTAAGAAAAAATAG
- the rpsC gene encoding 30S ribosomal protein S3, whose translation MGQKTNPIANRLGYIRGWDSNWYGGKDYTAKLVEDDKIRKYLKARLAKASISKIIIERTLKLVTITINTARPGVIIGKGGSEVDKLKEELKKLTKKEVQINIFEIKRPELDAQLVADGIARQIEARISFRRAIKMAIASTMRMGAEGIKVKIAGRLNGAEMARAETYKDGRTPLHTFRADIDYALAEAHTTYGRIGIKVWICKGEVYGKRDLTPNFGMKKKDNKKRGGRRR comes from the coding sequence ATGGGACAAAAGACAAACCCTATAGCGAATAGATTAGGATATATTAGAGGATGGGACTCTAATTGGTACGGTGGAAAAGATTACACCGCAAAGTTGGTTGAAGATGACAAGATTAGAAAATACCTAAAAGCAAGGTTAGCTAAAGCTAGTATTTCTAAGATCATCATCGAGAGAACTTTGAAATTAGTTACCATCACCATCAATACTGCTAGACCTGGTGTGATCATCGGTAAAGGAGGTTCTGAAGTTGACAAACTTAAAGAAGAGTTGAAAAAACTGACTAAAAAGGAAGTTCAAATCAACATTTTTGAGATCAAAAGACCTGAGCTTGACGCGCAACTCGTAGCTGACGGAATCGCTAGACAAATTGAAGCTAGAATTTCTTTTAGAAGAGCTATTAAAATGGCAATTGCTTCTACAATGAGAATGGGAGCTGAGGGAATTAAAGTAAAAATTGCCGGTAGATTGAACGGTGCTGAGATGGCAAGAGCCGAAACTTATAAAGATGGAAGAACACCATTGCACACTTTTAGAGCGGATATCGATTATGCTCTAGCGGAAGCACATACTACCTATGGTAGAATTGGTATTAAGGTGTGGATCTGTAAAGGAGAAGTTTACGGTAAAAGAGACCTTACTCCTAACTTCGGAATGAAGAAGAAGGATAATAAGAAGAGAGGCGGAAGAAGAAGATAA
- the rpsQ gene encoding 30S ribosomal protein S17: MRNLRKERIGVVASNKMDKSIVVRVERKEKHAKYGKFVKKTSKFVAHDEKNDCNEGDTVRIMETRPLSKNKNWRLVEVIERAK; this comes from the coding sequence ATGAGAAACCTTAGAAAAGAAAGAATTGGCGTAGTTGCTAGTAACAAGATGGATAAATCTATCGTTGTTCGAGTGGAGCGTAAAGAAAAACACGCTAAGTACGGTAAGTTCGTCAAAAAAACGAGTAAATTTGTCGCCCACGATGAAAAAAATGATTGCAACGAGGGGGATACAGTAAGAATAATGGAAACTAGACCTCTTAGTAAGAATAAGAACTGGAGACTAGTTGAAGTAATTGAAAGAGCTAAATAA
- the rpsS gene encoding 30S ribosomal protein S19: MSRSLKKPPFIHYKLMKRVEDAQANQSKSVIKTWSRSSTITPEFVGLTIAVYNGMKFIPVYVTENMVGHKLGEFAPTRNFRGHGGKKDKGKR, translated from the coding sequence ATGTCTAGATCATTAAAAAAACCACCATTTATTCATTACAAGCTAATGAAGAGAGTTGAGGACGCTCAGGCTAACCAAAGTAAGTCTGTGATTAAGACTTGGTCGAGATCCTCTACAATTACTCCAGAGTTTGTAGGACTAACCATAGCTGTTTACAACGGAATGAAATTCATTCCTGTGTACGTTACTGAAAACATGGTAGGTCATAAGTTAGGAGAATTTGCTCCTACAAGAAACTTTAGAGGACACGGTGGAAAAAAAGATAAAGGTAAACGTTAA
- the rplW gene encoding 50S ribosomal protein L23, producing MKNVILKPILTEKMNVATEKFNRYGFVVNKKATKADIKNAIEQLYNVEVASVNTMNYGGGKESIRYTNKGIVFQKNKAFKKAVVTVKDGDMIDLYENI from the coding sequence ATGAAAAACGTCATACTAAAGCCAATATTGACCGAAAAAATGAATGTTGCAACTGAAAAGTTCAACAGATATGGATTCGTAGTAAATAAAAAGGCTACAAAAGCAGATATTAAAAATGCCATCGAGCAATTGTACAACGTAGAAGTTGCTTCTGTGAATACAATGAACTATGGTGGTGGTAAAGAGTCTATCAGATACACAAACAAAGGTATCGTCTTTCAAAAGAACAAGGCTTTCAAGAAAGCTGTAGTTACTGTGAAAGATGGAGACATGATCGACTTGTACGAAAACATTTAA
- the rpmC gene encoding 50S ribosomal protein L29, whose translation MKASIIREMDTQDLTEAISEKEVTLTKMKIGHKVADIENPIEIRKTRRTIARMKTELRRRELEEASK comes from the coding sequence ATGAAAGCATCAATTATTAGAGAAATGGATACACAAGATCTTACTGAAGCAATCAGTGAGAAAGAAGTGACTTTGACTAAGATGAAAATCGGACACAAAGTTGCTGATATTGAAAATCCAATTGAGATTAGAAAAACTCGTAGAACTATTGCGAGAATGAAAACAGAACTTAGAAGAAGAGAGCTTGAAGAAGCTAGCAAATAA
- the fusA gene encoding elongation factor G has product MSQRDLKFTRNIGIAAHIDAGKTTTTERILYYGGVSHKIGEVHDGAATMDWMEQEQERGITITSAATTLNWNYRGQDYHVNIIDTPGHVDFTVEVNRSLRVLDGLVFLFSAVDGVEPQSETNWRLANNYNVPRIGFVNKMDRQGADFLNVCKQVKEMLGSHALPLQINIGAEDDFKGVVDLINFRGIVWNEEDMGMTFEEIEIPADIIDEARELRGQLLEAVAEFDESLMEKYFEDEESLTEREILDALREATIAGKVVPMMCGSAFKNKGVQAMLDMVMEILPSPVDVEAIVGTNPNTEEEEKRRPSYDEPFSALAFKIATDPFVGRLCFTRAYSGILEAGSYVLNTRTGKKERISRVFQMHAKEQKQVPSLGAGDIGALVGFKDIKTGDTLCNEKHPIVLESMDFPDPVIGLAIEPKTQSDVDKLGMGLAKLAEEDPTFQVRTDEDSGQTVISGMGELHLDIIVDRLRREFKVEVNQGAPQVNYKESISGTVEHREVYKKQSGGRGKFADIVVRIEPGDPETPGLIFDNQVKGGNVPKEYVPNVQKGFEQAMQNGVLAGYTVDNLKVTLLDGSFHAVDSDGLSFELCAKLAYKAALPKANPELLEPIMKLEVLTPEENMGDVVADLNRRRGLIEGMDDKNGSKVVKAKVPLSEMFGYVTSLRTITSGRATSTMEFSHYAAAPKNIADEVIAKAKGQVEA; this is encoded by the coding sequence ATGTCACAAAGAGATTTAAAATTCACAAGAAACATCGGTATCGCTGCTCACATTGATGCTGGTAAGACAACGACTACTGAGCGTATTCTATACTACGGTGGTGTTAGCCACAAGATTGGTGAAGTACACGATGGTGCTGCCACTATGGACTGGATGGAGCAAGAGCAAGAAAGAGGTATTACTATTACTTCTGCTGCTACTACGCTTAACTGGAACTATAGAGGACAAGATTATCACGTAAACATTATCGACACTCCTGGTCACGTGGATTTTACTGTTGAGGTTAACAGATCTCTTAGAGTATTGGATGGTTTGGTTTTCTTGTTTAGCGCTGTTGATGGTGTTGAGCCTCAATCAGAAACGAACTGGAGACTTGCAAATAACTACAACGTACCTAGAATTGGTTTTGTGAACAAAATGGACCGTCAAGGTGCTGATTTTTTAAATGTTTGTAAGCAAGTAAAAGAGATGTTGGGTAGTCATGCTCTACCGCTACAGATCAATATTGGTGCTGAAGATGATTTTAAGGGTGTTGTTGATTTGATCAACTTTAGAGGAATCGTTTGGAACGAAGAAGATATGGGGATGACTTTCGAAGAAATTGAAATCCCTGCTGATATCATTGACGAGGCAAGAGAATTAAGAGGGCAGCTACTTGAGGCTGTTGCTGAATTCGATGAGTCATTGATGGAAAAATATTTCGAAGACGAAGAATCTCTGACAGAGAGAGAAATATTAGATGCATTGAGAGAAGCAACGATCGCTGGTAAAGTAGTACCAATGATGTGTGGATCTGCATTCAAGAATAAAGGTGTTCAAGCAATGTTAGACATGGTAATGGAAATCCTTCCTTCACCAGTTGATGTTGAGGCAATTGTTGGAACAAATCCAAATACTGAAGAAGAAGAAAAAAGAAGACCTTCTTATGATGAGCCTTTCTCTGCATTAGCATTTAAAATCGCAACGGATCCTTTCGTAGGAAGATTGTGCTTTACAAGAGCTTATTCAGGTATTCTTGAAGCTGGTTCTTATGTTCTTAACACAAGAACAGGTAAGAAAGAAAGAATCTCAAGAGTATTCCAAATGCATGCTAAAGAGCAAAAGCAAGTTCCTTCATTAGGAGCTGGAGATATTGGAGCACTTGTAGGATTTAAAGACATCAAGACGGGGGATACTCTTTGTAATGAGAAACACCCAATCGTATTGGAGTCTATGGACTTCCCAGATCCTGTAATTGGATTGGCTATTGAACCTAAAACGCAGTCTGACGTTGATAAATTGGGTATGGGATTGGCTAAATTGGCTGAAGAGGATCCAACTTTTCAGGTTAGAACTGACGAAGATTCAGGACAAACAGTGATCTCTGGAATGGGTGAGCTTCACTTGGATATTATCGTAGATCGTCTTAGAAGAGAATTTAAAGTTGAGGTTAACCAAGGTGCTCCTCAAGTAAATTATAAAGAATCGATCTCTGGAACTGTTGAGCACAGAGAGGTATACAAGAAGCAGTCTGGTGGTCGTGGTAAATTCGCAGATATTGTTGTTAGAATTGAGCCAGGTGATCCTGAAACTCCAGGATTGATTTTTGACAATCAGGTTAAAGGTGGTAACGTACCTAAGGAATATGTTCCTAACGTACAAAAAGGATTTGAGCAGGCTATGCAGAATGGTGTTCTTGCTGGGTATACTGTAGACAACCTTAAAGTTACACTTCTAGATGGATCATTCCACGCAGTGGATTCAGACGGTCTTTCGTTTGAATTGTGTGCTAAGTTAGCTTACAAAGCAGCTTTACCTAAAGCAAATCCTGAGCTATTAGAGCCAATCATGAAGTTGGAGGTGTTGACTCCAGAAGAAAACATGGGGGATGTTGTTGCTGACTTGAATAGAAGAAGAGGATTGATTGAAGGAATGGATGATAAGAACGGATCTAAAGTTGTTAAAGCTAAAGTTCCATTATCAGAGATGTTCGGATACGTTACATCATTGAGAACGATTACTTCAGGTAGAGCAACTTCAACAATGGAGTTCTCGCATTACGCAGCAGCGCCTAAGAATATCGCTGATGAAGTGATAGCAAAAGCAAAAGGACAAGTAGAAGCATAA
- the rpsG gene encoding 30S ribosomal protein S7, whose amino-acid sequence MRRRQAKKHIILPDPKFNEVLVTKFVNNLMLQGKKSTAFKIFYDAIDIIDERTKDEEEKGLDVWKKALENVTPGVEVKSRRVGGATFQIPTPIRDSRKQSMAMKWLIGYSRKRNEKTMSQKLAGEIMAAAKEEGGAYKKKEDTHRMAEANKAFSHFRF is encoded by the coding sequence ATGAGAAGAAGACAAGCGAAAAAACACATTATACTGCCAGATCCTAAATTTAATGAGGTATTGGTAACAAAGTTCGTGAACAACTTAATGCTTCAGGGAAAGAAGAGTACTGCATTCAAGATTTTTTATGACGCGATTGATATCATTGATGAGCGAACTAAAGATGAAGAAGAAAAAGGGTTAGATGTGTGGAAAAAAGCTCTTGAGAACGTTACTCCGGGGGTTGAAGTAAAAAGTAGAAGAGTCGGTGGTGCTACTTTTCAAATCCCTACGCCTATCAGAGATAGCAGAAAACAATCAATGGCAATGAAATGGTTAATCGGTTACTCTAGAAAGAGAAACGAGAAAACTATGAGTCAGAAATTAGCTGGTGAAATCATGGCTGCTGCTAAGGAAGAAGGTGGAGCTTACAAGAAGAAAGAAGATACCCACAGAATGGCTGAAGCGAATAAGGCATTTTCACATTTTAGATTTTAA